In Deinococcus betulae, the sequence CGCCGGTCAGGAGGTCGGCCTCGGTAAAGTCCAGGTTGCCGCGCGTTTTCTCGGCCAGCATGACCAGCAGTTTCAGGCTGCGCTCAGCGGTCTGGCGGGCGCGGCGCTCGTCCAGCAGGCCGTCGCGGGCCGCGCTGGCCGTGGCGGCGTTCAGGTCGCCCAGGGCCGCCTCGGCGGTGGCCTGCAGGGAATTCACGAGTCCGACAAAATCCGGGTGGGGCATACCGCGCCAGTGTACGGTCAGGCGGGCAGCCGGGGGCGCCGGCTGCGCGCTTCGCGCCGGGTCTTGGGATCCAGCCCCACCAGCAGAAAGAAGTTTTCCAGGGCGTTTTCCTGGCCCTTGATGTCAGGATGGGCGTCTTCCGGGGTTCCGGTCACAAACGGCAGGCCCTGGTACAGGCTCAGGGCGTGCGCAATCGTCTCGTCTGGGCCGTGGCTGTCGGCGTGGGTGCCCAGCTGGACATAAATCTCGCGGCGGCTTTCAGCGTGCCTTAGAAAAGCGTCCGGGTGCGGGGTCTCGCCGGCACGCAACATGTCCTGACGCGCAATCCGGCGGTAATGCTTGAGGCCCTGCTGAATCTGTTCGGTGGACAGCATTTCCTTCATGCCGTCAGCGTACCGCCTGTGTCGGGGGCGGAGGTCACACCAAGCTTAAAAGGCACACGACTGTTGCCCACGAACCATTTGAGACCGCATTGTCCCAAAGCATTAGAAAAATGAGTTTTTGCAAAATTTGGCATTCGTGGAAAGAGGGCTGACATGGTGCTTTTTGACGAACCTTTCCCATGAGGGTCTTCTTGAGAATCCTGAGGTCTGGCCGCTATTTCCAGGCTCTTGATCAGGTTTCAATCACGCATAAAGACCGTATAGGCGCATACTCAGCCCGCCTTTTCCCAAGAATAAAGGACAAATAAATAAAGGGACGATAAACTGCGCAGGTCAATGAAAGTCTTCCGTGCCCTGCTGACCCTCGCCGCCCTTTGTGGCAGCGCCACCGCCGCCACCTACACCGTTAAGCCCGGTGACACCCTGTACTCGATTGCCAAGGCGACGGGTGTGGAGGCCGGCACGCTGATGAAGCTCAACCGCCTGAGTAGCTCCACGATTCAGGTAGGCCAGAAGCTGAGCACCGGCGGCAGCGCCCAACCGGCCGCCGCCAGCCGCCCCGCTGCGCCCGTGGCCGCAGCGCCGGCACGCGGCAGCGCTTTCGTGCGCTCAGCTGCCACCCGTTTCCTGGGGATTCGCTACGTGCTGGGCGGCACGGGTGGCGGCGGCCTGGACTGCAGCGGCTTCACCATGAATGTCTTCCGCCAGATGGGCATCAGCCTGCCCCGCACCGCAGCCGCCCAGTGGAGCGCCGGCAGCGCCGTCAGCCGACGCGACCTGCGCGCCGGCGACCTGGTCTTCTTCAACACGATGGGCCGCGTGGCCAGCCACGTGGGCATCTACATGGGCGACGGCATGATGGCCAACGCCAACAGCTACTACGGCCGCACCATTATCGAGCCGCTGTTTGGCAACGCTTACTGGTCCAGCCGCTACAACGGCGCCCGCCGCGTCCTGAACTAAGCCAAGCACACTTTCATTGACCGACCCCCGCCACCCCGGCGGGGGTTTTGCATAACGCAGCGCGACCACTCAAAAAAGCTGGTCGCGCTGCGTTATGACTTCAGTTCTTCACGTTCAGGTGGCGTCTTCCAATTGAGCGCCTTGCCTGCACTGGTTGTCAAAGACTTATCTCTACACCAGAAAAGGTCTCAGCAGTAGGCCTTTTCCGGCGGGACGTTTATTGCCGGATCACCTGGGCGTCTTTGGGGAGGGCACGGATAGACGCCGCACTGAGCCCAGAGTTGACGCGGTAGTTCGAGACGCTCAGGTCGGCAACTGTTTTGCCTGCGCCGCTAAGAATCTGGATACGGGTCGGGCGCCAGCCTGCTTCGGTAATCCAGACTCGGGTGCGGTCGCCGCTGCCCGACTTGGGCGTGGCTTCCAGCTGATACTGCCGGGCGCCCGCCGCGCCGCTGGTGGCCAGCAGTTTGACGTTGTAGGCGCTGAGCATGGCGGCGGTGTTGCTCAGCTGCGTGAAGTCCAGTCCCAGGCCCGCCGAATTGGCCGCGTTCTTGGTGCTAGTGACGGTAATCTGGTTGGTCAGATAAAGGTACTGACGAACCTCGTTCTTGTCGGCCACGACCACATTGTCGGCCAGGGCGTCAGGCGCAGCGAACTGCACACGTGCCACGTTCTGAGCGGGAATGGCCTTGACGGTGAGATCAATGCGCTGCGCAGCGCTGTCCAGAGCCGCCGTTCCGCTCAGGCGAAACGACACGTCTTTGGCCGCTTTCTGGGTGGTGTCTACTTTGTTAATGATGTCCTGTGCGGTCTGCGCTCCGGCCACAGGCAGCAGAGCGGTCAGCAGGGTCAGAGTCAGGCGTCTGGTCATACCGCCGCAGTATCGGGCGCCCACTCATGAGAAGGCCGCCGCACACCTGATGGGCGGTTTATTCTTGCGCCCAGACGTGCCCTAGGTCAGTTTGAGATCAGGGACTGTCCGTGCCGGCGAGGGGCAGAGCGTAGGAGACGCGCAGCCCAACACCCGCCGCCCCGTCCAGTCGGCGCCCCCCGTTCACCTGCACGCCCAGGGTGCCTGGCCCGGCGGCCAGGGTCGCCTCTACCCCCGCACGCAGCGGCGAGCTGACGGTGCGCCACGGCTCGTAAGCAGCATAGAGACGCAGGGTGCTGCCCTCGCCCAGCACTTCGTTCCAGGCGGCGCTGCCAGTGAGGCCCAGGGTATGCGGCCCGACCAGTGCGTCCAGGGCCAGGGTCAGACCGGCCTCGGTGGCATACGACAGCCCGCCGCTGAGCCCCAACACGTCCCGCCCAGCGCGGGCACCCAGCCGCCAGGAGAGTGTGCCCACCAGTTCCACCTCGGGTTCGGCCAGGGCTGATTCATCGGGAGCAGGCTCGTCGGGGGCAACTTCGCTGGACGTAGGTGGTTCTGTGGGCAGGGTGTCACTGGGGACAGTGTCAGGTAGAGAGTCTGCGGCCATTGGTTCGGCATCCTCAGCGGCTTCTGCACCCTGCACAGGCCGGGTCAGGACGCGGCGGCCCTCGACACCCGCCAGCAGATGCGGCTGCGCCCCGAATTCGCCCCCGACCACCGCCACCACTTCGCGGGAGAGGCGGTAGCGCAGTGTGAGGTCGCCGCTGATGCCACGCTCACGCAAATCGGTGGCGGTCTCCGTGAACGCGGCGTTCGGGTCAGCAGCGGTGGCAGAGGTGGTAAAGGCAGCGGCCCCCAGATTTAGGGCCAGCGGGCCCACGCTGCCACTGGCGCGGCTGGCCAGCCGCACGCCACCCTGCCAGGTCACAGTCAGGTCACTGCTGACGCTGACCGCCCCCAACGGCGGAAGCGCGAGACCCCGCACGTAGCCCAGCCGCGCGGCGCGGGTGCCGGCCACGGCCGTGACGGTGCCGCCCAGCAGCGGCAGGTCGCTGACACCGGCCTCGGCCCAGAGGGGAGAGCCTACAGGGCGCGCATACGACACCCCGAACTCCAGCGTGACGGCCTGGGCGCCGCCCACCCCCACCGCAGCGGCCAGCGCCAGCACCCGAACAATCTGCACCATGCCGGCAGGGTAGCAGGAGCGGCCTGGGTGAGGAGGGGCGCTGTCAGGGTCCAACACAAGTTCTCTGCGGCCTGGCACGCAGGTGGCCATCTGAAAGAGTGGGTTCCGGCACAACTCGCTCCAGAGACATTACGGGACAGAACCCGGAGTCATCGCAGCTTCCATGAGCAACTGGGCCGTCAGGTTCCGGCAAGCCCAGCGCGCTACCGTGCAGCCATGCGTTTGCGTCTTGCCGCGCCGGCTGTGTTGCTCTCCCTTGCCCTGGGCGCCTGCGCGCCGCTGCAACAGGTGTTCCAGGTGCCCGAGGTGGCGGTCCAGAGCATCGGCCTGACAAGCCTGAGCCTGCCCGGCGGCTTTGGCAGCGCGCCTGTTGCCCAAATTCGAGTGGGGCTGCGTGTGACCAACCCCAACCCCTTGCCGCTGCGCCTAGCCAACCTGGGCGGCTCACTGGTGATTGACGGCGCCGCAGTGGGCGACGTGAACTTTCCGAATATTGCCCTGCCCGCGCGCGGCAGCGCCGAACAGGTGGCCGACTTGACCCTGCCGGTGTCGCTGACGACCGCCGCCTCTTTTCTCAAGGTGGCGCGCGGGCAACTGGTGACCTACCGGGTGGATGGCCGGTTCAGCGCGGATTTTGGACCGCTGGGCCTGCAGAACTTTGGCCCCTACACCCTGGCGCAGGGGCAGTGGAAGCAGGACCCAATCTTGCCGTTCTGAGAAGGGTGCAGCCCTGGTCAGCAACTGTCAGACCAGGGCTAACGAAAAACAGCTCTGGTTCAGCCGCACTGAATTCCAGGGGTAGATTCCGGGTCTTCTGTCTTGCTGAACTTCGCCCTCTTACTCAGGCTGCTTGTCGCCCTTTTTCTGCCCGCCCGTATGACCCACCTAACCTTTGAAGGACAGCGCCAACCTAGAAGATCTCGGTTGCCAGTCGCTGTAATTGTCTCAGCCCTAGTCAGCTCATGGCACTGCCCCTCTTCCGGATGGCGCCTGACCTTTCTTTCCTCGAATGCTCTAGGCTGAGCTGGATGAGTGGCCCTCTTGCCCCTGACCCGCAGCGCGCCTGGGCGTACCGGCCGGCCTCTCCCCTGCTGGGTCAGGCGGGCGGGCCACTGTCCGGCCTGACCTTCAGTATCAAGGACCTGTATGGCGTCGCGGGCTGGCCGCTGCACGCCAGCACCCGCGCGCCGGTGCCGGACCCTGGCCCCAGTCCACTGGTCACGCGCCTGCTGGCGCTGGGGGCAAGTGCCACAGGCAAAACGCACCTGCACGAAATCGCGCTGGGCATTACGGGCGCCAACGGTTACGGCGGCACCGAACACCCGACACTGCCCGGACATGTGCCAGGCGGCAGCAGCAGCGGCGCGGCAGTCAGCGTGGCGCTGGGGCAGGTGGATTTCGCGCTGGGGACCGACACTGGCGGCAGCATCCGCATTCCAGCGGCGTGGTGCGGGGTGGCCGGGTTCAAGCCCACCAAGGATCATCCAGCCTGGCCATTGACCGGGGTGCTGCCGCTGGCCCCCAGCTGCGACCACGCCGGGCCGCTGGCGCGCGACGTGGCCACACTGGCGCGGGTGCATGACGCCCTGGCCGGCACCCAGACCCAGGCGCAGCCCTGGACAGGTGTGCGGGTGGGCCTGTGGCAGCCCGAGGGCTGGGTCACCCAAGAGGTGGCACAGGCGACCGAGGCGCTGGCAGATCAACTGCGCAACTTGGGGGCTGAGGTTGCCCCCGCCGATTTTCCCGAGGTTCTGGACGCCTACTCGCCCACCGTACTGAGCGAGGCTGCAGAGGTCCACCGCGCGGCGCTGGCGCTGCCTGACCCGGCCTTCCTGCCGGTGACGCTGGCTTCACTGCGGCAAGGAGCCGCCCTGAGTGCGGATGAACGGGCCGCCGCACAGGAGCGCCGCGTGGCTTACCGGGCGCAGTTGGACAGCCTGCTAGCGCGGTTTGATGTGCTGCTGGCCCCAGCAGTCCCCACCCCACCCCCCCGCATAAGCCAGGATGAGGTTGAGTTGCCCGGCGGTCCCCTG encodes:
- a CDS encoding DUF1844 domain-containing protein produces the protein MPHPDFVGLVNSLQATAEAALGDLNAATASAARDGLLDERRARQTAERSLKLLVMLAEKTRGNLDFTEADLLTGAIASVQGRLTAPGA
- a CDS encoding C40 family peptidase, which gives rise to MKVFRALLTLAALCGSATAATYTVKPGDTLYSIAKATGVEAGTLMKLNRLSSSTIQVGQKLSTGGSAQPAAASRPAAPVAAAPARGSAFVRSAATRFLGIRYVLGGTGGGGLDCSGFTMNVFRQMGISLPRTAAAQWSAGSAVSRRDLRAGDLVFFNTMGRVASHVGIYMGDGMMANANSYYGRTIIEPLFGNAYWSSRYNGARRVLN
- a CDS encoding outer membrane lipoprotein carrier protein LolA, whose protein sequence is MTRRLTLTLLTALLPVAGAQTAQDIINKVDTTQKAAKDVSFRLSGTAALDSAAQRIDLTVKAIPAQNVARVQFAAPDALADNVVVADKNEVRQYLYLTNQITVTSTKNAANSAGLGLDFTQLSNTAAMLSAYNVKLLATSGAAGARQYQLEATPKSGSGDRTRVWITEAGWRPTRIQILSGAGKTVADLSVSNYRVNSGLSAASIRALPKDAQVIRQ
- a CDS encoding LEA type 2 family protein; the protein is MRLRLAAPAVLLSLALGACAPLQQVFQVPEVAVQSIGLTSLSLPGGFGSAPVAQIRVGLRVTNPNPLPLRLANLGGSLVIDGAAVGDVNFPNIALPARGSAEQVADLTLPVSLTTAASFLKVARGQLVTYRVDGRFSADFGPLGLQNFGPYTLAQGQWKQDPILPF
- a CDS encoding amidase; protein product: MSGPLAPDPQRAWAYRPASPLLGQAGGPLSGLTFSIKDLYGVAGWPLHASTRAPVPDPGPSPLVTRLLALGASATGKTHLHEIALGITGANGYGGTEHPTLPGHVPGGSSSGAAVSVALGQVDFALGTDTGGSIRIPAAWCGVAGFKPTKDHPAWPLTGVLPLAPSCDHAGPLARDVATLARVHDALAGTQTQAQPWTGVRVGLWQPEGWVTQEVAQATEALADQLRNLGAEVAPADFPEVLDAYSPTVLSEAAEVHRAALALPDPAFLPVTLASLRQGAALSADERAAAQERRVAYRAQLDSLLARFDVLLAPAVPTPPPRISQDEVELPGGPLPLRRAALRLTAPFSLLGTPVVTLPTGLPFVGAQLVGHHGQDEHLLGLALSLEGSQ